A stretch of Ipomoea triloba cultivar NCNSP0323 chromosome 11, ASM357664v1 DNA encodes these proteins:
- the LOC115996187 gene encoding serine/threonine-protein phosphatase 7 long form homolog, which yields MVLLQLWAWERLPMVRPQSVLPVEQLGDLPLGARWVCSCGYRNVTSHVVRTYRDQLDRTYERNFEFTPYDLVMPILPDYCKAGARMWTAEVPLIFYFIVEHHYPDRFCRQFSGFQDVPRPVQYRRDLHGTNGRTSKKIVNWAQKHFDYLEAWYNWEDHVIQMQEPSGEKKVSDAYISWYLCCGRRQIGKPEISSSYTELAYGLLWVGRRGRRALDNPNPAEIEQARREVTERIEQLLEGVEASPYAYLLHVPDEILNTAPNPYEPIQDNRRNLQRESEQLER from the exons ATGGTTTTACTGCAATTATGGGCATGGGAGCGATTGCCCATGGTGAGGCCACAAAGCGTTTTGCCTGTCGAGCAGTTGGGTGATTTGCCACTCGGTGCGAG GTGGGTGTGTTCTTGCGGATATCGCAATGTGACCTCGCACGTGGTCCGGACATATCGAGACCAATTGGATCGCACATACGAACGCAAT tttGAGTTCACTCCCTACGATCTAGTTATGCCCATTTTGCCCGATTATTGCAAAGCCGGGGCACGCATGTGGACTGCAGAAGTACcactcatattttattttattgttgagCATCATTATCCTGACCGCTTCTGTAGACAATTTAGTGGCTTTCAAGATGTGCCTCGGCCAGTGCAATATCGTAGGGACTTGCACGGTACTAATGGGCGTACTagcaaaaaaattgtaaattgggCACAAAAGCACTTTGATTATTTGGAGGCATGGTATAATTGGGAAGACCATGTCATCCAAATGCAAGAGCCAAGTGGTGAAAAAAAAGTGAGCGATGCTTACATCTCATGGTACCTCTGTTGTGGTCGTCGCCAGATTGGTAAACCTGAGATATCCTCCTCTTATACTGAATTG GCATATGGGCTGCTTTGGGTGGGTCGAAGAGGGAGACGCGCCCTAGATAATCCTAATCCTGCTGAGATTGAACAAGCCCGCAGGGAGGTGACTGAAAGGATAGAACAACTCCTAGAAGGAGTAGAAGCGTCGCCGTACGCATATTTGTTGCATGTCCCTGATGAGATTCTAAACACTGCCCCAAACCCATATGAACCGATTCAGGATAATCGTAGGAATTTACAGCGTGAGAGCGAGCAGCTTGAAAGATGA